In Populus alba chromosome 1, ASM523922v2, whole genome shotgun sequence, a single window of DNA contains:
- the LOC118047005 gene encoding calmodulin, with protein sequence MADQLTEDQISEFKEAFSLFDKDGDGCITTKELGTVMRSLGQNPTEAELQDMINEVDADGNGTIDFPEFLNLMARKMKDTDSEEELKEAFRVFDKDQNGFISAAELRHVMTNLGEKLTDEEVDEMIREADVDGDGQINYEEFVKVMMAK encoded by the exons ATGGCCGATCAGCTCACCGAAGACCAGATCTCCGAGTTCAAGGAAGCTTTCAGCCTATTCGATAAGGACGGCGATG GTTGCATCACTACTAAGGAGCTGGGAACTGTGATGCGATCATTGGGTCAAAACCCAACTGAGGCAGAGCTCCAGGACATGATAAATGAGGTTGATGCTGATGGGAATGGTACCATTGACTTCCCTGAGTTCCTCAACCTCATGGCCCGCAAGATGAAGGATACTGATTCTGAGGAGGAGCTCAAGGAAGCTTTCAGAGTTTTTGATAAGGACCAGAATGGCTTCATTTCTGCCGCTGAGCTGCGTCATGTCATGACAAATCTCGGGGAGAAGCTGACAGATGAGGAGGTTGATGAGATGATCCGTGAGGCTGATGTGGATGGTGATGGTCAGATCAACTATGAGGAATTTGTCAAAGTCATGATGGCCAAGTGA